The Bufo bufo unplaced genomic scaffold, aBufBuf1.1, whole genome shotgun sequence genomic sequence ccctgttgcgctgtttcgagtactccaccaacatggccagtggcgatgatgccattatcagcgttacaataccccttctatgtctccttgagaaaacacttagggcggtgatggaagaggaggtggcccaggaggaggatgaggaagaggggtcatttttagcactttcaggccagtctcttcgaagtgactcagagggaggttttttgcaacagcagaggccaggtacaaatgtggccagacagggcccactactggaggacgaggaggacgaggatgaggaggatgaggatgaagcatgttcacagcggggtggcacccaacgcagcccgggcctatcactggtgcgtggcttgggggaaacgcaggacgatgacgatacgcctcccacagaggacagcttgtccttacctctgggcagcctggcacacatgagcgactacatgctgcagtgcctgcgcaacgacagaagagttgcccacattttaacgtgtgcggactactgggttgccggtgagcctcaagcccggcctggtggtgtgcgataatgggcgaaatctcgttgcagctctgggactagccggtttgacgcacatcccttgcctggcgcatgtgctgaatttggtggtgcagaagttcattcgcaactaccccgacatgtcagagctgctgcataaagtgcgggccgtctgttcgcgcttccggcgttcacaccctgccgctgctcgcctgtctgcgctaaagcgtaacttcggccttcccgctcaccgcctcatatgcgacgtgcccaccaggtggaactccaccttgcatatgctggacagactgtgtgagcagcagcaggccatagtggagtttcagctgcagcacgcacgggtcagtcgcactgcggatcagacacacttcaccaccaatgactgggcctccatgcgagacctgtgtgccctgttgcgctgtttcgagtactcaaccaacatggccagttggcgatgacaccgttatcagcgttacaataccacttctatgtgtccttgagaaaacacttagggcgatgatggaagaggaggtggcccaggaggaagaggaggaagaggggtcatttttagcactttcaggccagtctcttcgaagtgactcagagggaggttttttgcaacaccagaggccaggtacaaatgtggccagacagggcccactactggaggacgaggaggacgaggatgaggaggaggaggatgaggatgaagcatgttcacagcggggtggcgcccaaagcagctcgggcccatcactggtgcgtggctggggggaaacacaggacgatgacgatgcgcctcccacagaggacagcttgtccttacctctgggcagcctggcacacatgagcgactacatgctgcagtgcctgcgcaacgacagcagagttgcccacattttaaagtgtgcggactactgggttgccaccctgctggatccccggtacagagacagtgtgcccaccttacttcctacactggagtgtgatagaaagatgcgcgagtacaagcgcacgttggtagacgcgctactgagagcattcccaaatgtcacaggggaacaagtggaagcccaaggcgaaggcagaggaggagcaagaggtcgccaacgcagctgtgtcacggccagctcctctgagggcagggttagcatggcagagatgtggaaaagttttgtcaccacgccacagctaactgcaccagcacctgatacggaacgttttagcaggaggcaacatttcactaacatggtgtaacagtacgtgtgcacacccctccacgtactgactgatggttcggccccattcaacttctgggtctccaaattgtccacgtggccagagctagccttttatgccttggaggtgctggcctgcccggcggccagcgttttgtctgaacgtgtattcagcacggcagggggcgtcattacagacaaacgcagccgcctgtctacagccaatgtggacaagctgacgttcataaaaatgaaccaggcatggatcccacaggacctgtccatcccttgtgcagattagacattaactacctccccttaaccatatattattgtactccagggcacttcctcattcaatcctatttttattttcattttaccattatattgcggggcaacccaaagttgaatgaacctctcctctgtctgggtgccggggcctaaaaatatctgacagtggcctgttccagtggtgggtgacatgaagcctgattctctgctatgacatgaagactgattctctgctgacatgaagccagattctctgctatgggacttctctcctctgcctgggtgcctgggcctaaatatctgacaatggactgttccagtggtgggtgacgtgaagcatgattctctgctatgacaagaagactgattctctgctgacatgaagccagattctctgctatgggacctctctcctctgcctgggtgcctgggcctaaatatctgacagtggcctgttccagtggtgggtgacgtgaagcatgattctctgctatgacatgaagccagattctctgctatggggcctctctcctctgcctgggtgcctgggcctaaatttctgacaatggactgttccagtggtgggtgacgtgaagcatgattctctgctatgacatgaagactgattctctgctgacatgaagccagattctttgctatgggacctctctccaattgatattggttaattttttttaatttttttttaattttaattttaattcatttccctatccacatttgtttgcaggggatttaactacatgttgctgccttttgcagccctctagccctttcctgggctgttttacagcctttttagtgccgaaaagttcgggtccccattgacttcaatggggttcgggttcgggacgaagttcgggtcgagttcggatcccgaacctgaacatttccgggaagttcggccgaacttctcgaacccgaacatccaggtgttcgctcaactctactcatcatATGTAAAAAAAGGTCTTATTTATGTTGTTTGCAAATCTCTGTTGCAGCCCCTTTAGATTGCACACTACTTTGAGAATACGTTATTAAAACCTCATCTGAACCATACATTAAAAGCAAACAAAAATGCTACATTTAAATAAActattttgaaaaaaatcatcCAGGAAGGCTGTGTTAATGGATTCTTTTCAAAATGTCCTCAATGGTTACTTATAATTAACAGTGATTATTACTGTAAAATTGCATTAATTCTCCCTGGAATTATGTATAAAGAACACATGGGAGAAAGTCTACAGGGGAAAGTAATGGTTACTTGTATTCCAGTTAAAGGATTCATAAAACAGGCTGCGGTTGCTCATTGTGTTTCGGAGACCGGGAACATGTCTCTGGATTCACTGCCATTTATATTGAACTAGAAACTGATGGTAAGTTGGTATCTTTCAAGAATGTTCTAAATTTTTTAGGGAATACTGTATATTCATTTTACACTAGGGTGTTAATGGATTATATATTAATCTGGTTATGTGACTTTTTTAATACTATTGGCGCACAGTTATCAGATTTTTTCCCTATTAGTATAAACTGCAGGATAAAGATACACAATTATTATATCAAATACTCAGTACAGCTGGATGCACAGACACAAATGCACCCAGTTGTTGCTTGATATTAAAGAGAAATACACCTATAGTGAGGACTCTGAGCTATCTTGACTTAGGTAATAAAGCTCTACCATCCTTGAATTTTTGAGTACCTGATTACATCTATGTATTAGGACTGAATGGGTGGATTTGATATTTAATTTAAGATTCAGCCCTATTGAACATACTGTACATTCTTCAATGTTTAGAATTCTGTGTCCTACAGGGAAGAACATTAGGTGACAACTAATGATGAGTGAATTCCTGTAAATTCAAGTCTGATTTGTACATACAAATCAACAATCTGCCTTAATTTAGAATCAAAGGTGCTTCAATGTCCCTGAAAAGCTCTCTCTTTTTATCTCTCTCCAACAATTCTTCTGAATCACATGATTTTCAGATTTTATAGAATCTGAAAGTTTGCCAAACTTGGATGGAATTTTCATTCTATAGAATCGATTTCCTCATCTCTGGTGACAACCTTTTCACTGTAGAAAAAAAGCTCTATTACCCATTTTAAGCTATTAAAATTAAATGTAACTTTACACCTACTTTACAGAAAATGTCCTTCTGGATAGGTTGAATCTGTATTTAGCGCACCCTGTATAGAGGCTGACTGTAGGGTTCCACCCCAGTAGATATGACAAAATCAACAGCAGCCTTAAATAATCGATGCTAAGGTACATTTATTGGAGGTATATTTTTTACATGCGACAGTATAACGTTTCGGCAAGAAAGTTGCCTTCGTCAGATACTACAGAAAAAAAGGAACAATTCAAAATCAAAATTGGACACAAAGAACATAAAAGGTAAAAAAGCATAACCAGTGATCATATAAGAGGATTACATCAGGATCGTTTATGGCATGTGCATCACATGAAGCAGAAATATTTAAGACTCAGGTCATTGATTACAGTGTACAAAATCCATAATCTAAGTACATTGATTACAGTATACAAAATACATAATTCAAGTCCTGCATGGAGAGCAGAGGAATCCATATAGGTGGGGTGAGACGGTCACAAAATCTCTTTGGAAGAGTCAATGTGCTAGCTATTCATCCAGTGTTAAGGAATATAGAGGCCCACATAATATGCACAAGCTATTCAGATGTTACTACTACTTACCAATGCCGCAGTCAGAGGAGGAAAGGAACAAGATGAAAGGACGCAGGTGAAGTGTGCATGAGCTGTGCATGCTAAGCCAGAATGGCGTCTGTCGGTATATGGCTTTAATTTCATatttataggggcagtgtgggcttATGTGGCGCCAAAGAGTGGAGGCAGGCTACAGCTGGAGCTTCCGTACCGGAAGTGTATGCGTTCCAGCTTGACACGCATATCGGCATGCCTTGAAGCAGTCGGCGCTcacaaaccggaagtgacgcgctcaGGCCTCCGCAAACCGGAAGTtgatgcgttccagcgtggaacgcatccaCCCCAGTGCTATGTGCAGGTGACAGGGATCGCAGCTATAAGGATACGTTTGACAAAATGTGCTATACATGGTCTAATATCGCTACTAAGCATAGAGGGCATAGAGAAagtgagataagagaaaataatagagaTTGACATAGTAGTGAAATGATCTTAAAGGTACAGTGACCTAAAAGGAGAAATAGAGTGAATGGGCGAAATGAGGAGTAGAAAAGAGGGGGAATAAGGTCATCATAATATAACAGATGTGTTGGACATTATATTCTATCACTACCAGGTAACGTGGTCAGAACAAATCATGAGAAATGGGGAAAGAAAGATAAGCGAATAAAGGAGAATATGAAAAGAGGATAAAACGTACAGTGACCTGAGGAGAGATCAGGTCATATAGAATGAGGATAAGTTGAGAAATAGAAAGAAAGGGACAGCCTAGATAAATTATGAGAGAAAAAAGGATACTCTTCTGCGGCACGGGAGTATTCTAATGGGCCTGGAAAGAAACACAAAAATAATTAATATCAGCGTACTAGTATAATTGTACAGTATACATCTGGTTGTGCAGTATACATATTTGAGTCATTTCAGTAACTGGTAATACAGTAATAGAAATTATATGAAGCTTTGGATCTCATATTCACGGTTGAGACCATGTGGTGAAAGGCTGTCCAGCCTGTGGATCCAATAGGCTTCCCTCATTTTTAGCAGTCGAATACGATCGCCGCCCCTTCGTGGTAGTGGGACACCTGTATTAACCATGAccagtgacacactgttatataaTGAAGATGAAGTTACGGCAATACTATCACAAGTTACCGAACCAAGCGACTTCCTCCAGACCCCTGCCTCTGAGTTTAAGACTCGAGACCTGGAGCGAGAAACACGCCGTCTATTGAATTACGAATTGCACAGCATCACCCTTGCGGAATATTTAAAGACCAAAAGAATCCCAAGAGGATTGAGAATCCGTACACGACCAACCTTCTTCAAGGATAATCCTGAGTTTTGCATCAAGTTCGAGCAGATCCTGAATAAATGTTCTTTTGACATTATTACTTTAACCTTATCATTTCTGCATACAGCGATTATGGATACCAAGGAACTTATACAAGCAACAGAGAATCAACTGAAAGAAATAGTGTCGCCTGATGAATACACGCAATTACAGCAAAGAATTTCCACAATCCTGACTGACCGTCGCAAGACGATCGAAGCCACAAAAAGACAAAAATTTCTGAGAGACACAGAGGACTACCGCCTTAATCGCGTATACAGATGGCCCGATTCGTCATACAGACAAGCGACAGACAAACGTTCATCATCAATGGACTCATATCGCTCTGCATCCAGCGATGATTCACATGCACAACGACGTCCTACACGTGGCCCAAGAAGAGGAAATAGGACCGGTCCACCTCCTATGCCAAGTAATGTTACAACGAGATCACAGGTACAATCCCTTGTGTTTAACATTTCATCTGTTTCACTTAGCCCATCACAATTATCTGTACTCCAGAAAGGTCTATCTTTCTGTCCCTCCTACACATTCGATACATTCCAACTTGATATGGACCTCCAAAAATTTTTCCGTAATGTACGATTAAAAGCACACTTTGGAGGGCAAAAAGAACAGAACCTCATGGTACATGAGGACACCACACCGATCTCCATTAAGACACTAGGTATACGAAATAAAAGCACGTATATCCCCCCTAAAAATAAACCACCTGTTGAGACCTTCATCAGCTTAGTACAAAGAGACATAGTTAGCTTCCGAAAAAACCTCAAACAAGGAAAGTACAAACTAACACACAACCTTAGTCTCACAGACCGGCAGGCGCTTAATTCTCTTAAAAATGACAGGAGATTGGTAATAAAACCAGCGGACAAAGGGGGTGCCATGGTAATCATGGACAAAGAGAAATACGTGGCAGAAATCATTCGCCAATTAAACGACGGAGATGTCTATCAAAAGTTAGATCATAACCCCATATTCACAATTACCTCTGAAATCAAATCAACCTTACAAAAGTACAAGTCTTCAGGCCTCATAGATGACCCTACAGTCACCTACCTCACTAAACAACATCCCATAACTCCTGTGCTGTATATTTTACCAAAAATACACAAGAATCTCACAAATCCCCCAGGTAGACCTATCGTTGCATCAACCGACTCAGTACTGTCACCTCTGTCAATTTTTTTAGAAAAAGTCCTCACACCCATGGTCAAAAACACTAGATCATTTTTACTGGATACACAATCCTTTTTAGGTATCATCCATAATCTCGAACCATTACCTGCTGAGTCATTTCTGGCCACCTGGGACGTAACCAGTTTATATACATCCATTCAACATGACAAAGGCATTCACGCTGTAGAAAACTTACTCACTGCTGCTAACACACAGACCACAGCACTCAATTTCTACTTGGACCTCCTTAAACTGGTATTGACGAATAACTACTTTCTTTTTCAGGACACTTTCTTTCTGCAGAAGcgagggaccgcgatggggtccaatgtggccccgccttatgcaaattgctatatggaCCACTTTGAGACTACCTATATCTACTCTAATCAACTCTTTATCGAACATGTAACCGTTTGGAAACGGTACATCGATGACATCTTTTGCATTTGGCGGGGCCCTTTGGACTCCCTCTTACAGTTCCATGATTTTCTAAATTCCATCTACCCAGAACTCCAATTTACTATTCATTATGATCAGTGTACCATCAATTTCTTAGACACCAAAATAACACGTGACATATCAGGCAAACTAACAACAGACCTCTATCGTAAACCGACAGATCGGAATAACTTACTGCATTTTACCAGCTGCCATTCTCCAAACACCATAAAAGCACTACCCGGATCACAGTACCAACGCATCAATAGAATTGTACAAAGTAGCCCCACAAGAGAGATACGCTTAAGGGAGATGGCAGATAGATTTCACGAGAGGGGTTATCCCAGATGCACCACCCGACAGAATGTTACTCCAAAAATCAAAATTCGGCCCCAGGTACCGAGGATTCCCTTTGTTCATACGTACCATCCATGTGCCCAAAAAATTCTTAATACCATTCGAAGCCACTGGTCTATCCTAGGCAAAGCATATCCTGACATCTTAGAATTTAGTCAACCTATCTTACCATGCAACAAGCGACCAAAAAATATACGGGACCTCTTGGTCCACGCAGACGAAGGTTCTAACAAGACCTCCCCCCAACAAACATTTCTTAAGACACGTAAGAAAGGCACTTTCCCATGTTTACGTTGCATGCAGTGTTCACACGTACAAAAGGGATCTCATATCTCACATCCCCGCACAGGGGAATCGATCCCAATAAGAAATTTTTTCACTTGCGACTCTGAGTATGTTGTCTACATGTTGAAGTGCCCGTGCGGACTCATATACGTTGGTGAGACGACACAAAAAATACGAGAACGCATTTGCCAACACAAATCCAAAATTCGAAATAACAATCTACTACTACCGGTTCCAGCCCACTTCCATCAAATGCGCCATAATATCGCACAGTTAAAATTTCAGGTACTAGAACATGTCCCACTACCACGAAGGGGCGGCGATCGTATTCGACTGCTAAAAATGAGGGAAGCCTATTGGATCCACAGGCTGGACAGCCTTTCACCACATGGTCTCAACCGTGAATATGAGATCCAAAGCTTCATATAATTTCTATTACTGTATTACCAGTTACTGAAATGACTCAAATATGTATACTGCACAACCAGATGTATACTGTACAATTATACTAGTACGCTGATATTAATTATTTTTGTGTTTCTTTCCAGGCCCATTAGAATACTCCCGTGCCGCAGAAGAGTATCCTTTTTTCTCTCATAATTTATCTAGGCTGTCCCTTTCTTTCTATTTCTCAACTTATCCTCATTCTATATGACCTGATCTCTCCTCAGGTCACTGTACGTTTTATCCTCTTTTCATATTCTCCTTTATTCGCTTATCTTTCTTTCCCCATTTCTCATGATTTGTTCTGACCACGTTACCTGGTAGTGATAGAATATAATGTCCAACACATCTGTTATATTATGATGACCTTATTCCCCCTCTTTTCTACTCCTCATTTCGCCCATTCACTCTATTTCTCCTTTTAGGTCACTGTACCTTTAAGATCATTTCACTACTATGTCAAtctctattattttctcttatctcactTTCTCTATGCCCTCTATGCTTAGTTGCGATATTAGACCATGTATAGCACATTTTGTCAAACGTATCCTTATAGCTGCGATCCCTGTCACCTGCACATAGCACTGGGGtggatgcgttccacgctggaacgcatcaACTTCCGGTTTGCGGAGGCCtgagcgcgtcacttccggtttgtgAGCGCCGACTGCTTCAAGGCATGCCGATATGCGTGTCAAGCTGGAACGCATACACTTCCGGTACGGAAGCTCCAGCTGTAGCCTGCCTCCACTCTTTGGCGCCACATaagcccacactgcccctataaatATGAAATTAAAGCCATATACCGACAGACGCCATTCTGGCTTAGCATGCACAGCTCATGCACACTTCACCTGCGTCCTTTCATCTTGTTCCTTTCCTCCTCTGACTGCGGCATTGGTAAGTAGTAGTAACATCTGAATAGCTTGTGCATATTATGTGGGCCTCTATATTCCTTAACACTGGATGAATAGCTAGCACATTGACTCTTCCAAAGAGATTTTGTGACCGTCTCACCCCACCTATATGGATTCCTCTGCTCTCCATGCAGGACTTGAATTATGTATTTTGTATACTGTAATCAATGTACTTAGATTATGGATTTTGTACACTGTAATCAATGACCTGAGTCTTAAATATTTCTGCTTCATGTGATGCACATGCCATAAACGATCCTGATGTAATCCTCTTATATGATCACTGGTTATGCTTTTTTACCTTTTATGTTCTTTGTGTCCAATTTTGATTTTGAATTGTTCCTTTTTTTCTGTAGTATCTGACGAAGGCAACTTTCTTGCCGAAACGTTATACTGTCGCATGTAAAAAATATACCTCCAATAAATGTACCTTAGCATCGATTATTTAAGGCTGCTGTTGATTTTGTCACTTCTGGATAGGTTGCCATGTGGCCATAGATTTGTATATCCATTTGTTGACGGTAGTCCACCAGTGTGGCTCATTTATTAGGTTGCGTTT encodes the following:
- the LOC120984610 gene encoding uncharacterized protein LOC120984610, whose translation is MTSDTLLYNEDEVTAILSQVTEPSDFLQTPASEFKTRDLERETRRLLNYELHSITLAEYLKTKRIPRGLRIRTRPTFFKDNPEFCIKFEQILNKCSFDIITLTLSFLHTAIMDTKELIQATENQLKEIVSPDEYTQLQQRISTILTDRRKTIEATKRQKFLRDTEDYRLNRVYRWPDSSYRQATDKRSSSMDSYRSASSDDSHAQRRPTRGPRRGNRTGPPPMPSNVTTRSQYLTKATFLPKRYTVACKKYTSNKCTLASII